Proteins from a genomic interval of candidate division WOR-3 bacterium:
- a CDS encoding adenosine-specific kinase, which yields MELKTVPIEKPENTNIILGQSHFIKTIEDIHELLVTTVPGIKFGLAFCESSGPCLVRHSGTDAELEALAVKNALAIGAGHSFIIILGNAYPINVLNGLKQIQEVCSIYCATANPVKVVIAEDETGRGILGVIDGEKPKGVEAETETKERKEFLRKIGYKA from the coding sequence ATGGAACTAAAGACCGTCCCTATTGAAAAGCCAGAAAATACCAACATCATCTTGGGTCAGTCCCACTTCATCAAAACGATAGAGGACATCCACGAACTGCTTGTTACCACGGTTCCGGGCATAAAATTCGGTCTCGCCTTCTGCGAGTCATCAGGTCCCTGCCTTGTCCGCCACTCAGGAACCGATGCCGAACTTGAGGCGCTGGCAGTTAAAAACGCCCTTGCCATCGGTGCCGGTCACTCCTTTATCATCATTCTGGGCAACGCCTATCCGATAAATGTGTTAAACGGGCTCAAGCAGATTCAGGAGGTCTGCTCAATCTATTGCGCCACCGCCAATCCGGTCAAGGTGGTGATTGCTGAAGATGAAACCGGCAGAGGGATTTTAGGGGTGATTGACGGCGAAAAGCCCAAAGGTGTTGAAGCCGAAACCGAGACAAAGGAGCGCAAGGAGTTCTTAAGAAAAATAGGGTATAAGGCATAA